One window of the Corynebacterium glutamicum ATCC 13032 genome contains the following:
- a CDS encoding MFS transporter, whose amino-acid sequence MSVAEEGKLFTPTFVMGWFANLFQFLVFYFLITTMALYAIKEFQASEVEAGFASSSIVIGAVFSRFFSGYIIDRFGRRKIVLISVLVTTIACALYLPIESLPLLYANRFLHGVGYAFAATAIMAMVQELIPASRRSEGTGYLALGTTVSAALGPALALFVLGTFDYDMLFIVVLATSVISLIAVVFMYFKTSDPEPSGEPAKFSFKSIMNPKIIPIGIFILLICFAYSGVIAYINAFAEERDLITGAGLFFIAYAVSMFVMRSFLGKLQDRRGDNVVIYFGLFFFVISLTILSFATSNWHVVLSGVIAGLGYGTLMPAVQSIAVGVVDKTEFGTAFSTLFLFVDLGFGFGPIILGAVSAAIGFGPMYAALAGVGVIAGIFYLFTHARTDRAKNGFVKHPEPVALVS is encoded by the coding sequence GTGTCCGTAGCTGAAGAAGGGAAACTTTTTACACCAACGTTTGTCATGGGATGGTTTGCCAACCTTTTCCAGTTCCTGGTGTTCTACTTCCTCATCACCACCATGGCTTTGTACGCCATCAAGGAATTTCAAGCCTCTGAAGTAGAAGCTGGCTTCGCATCCAGCTCAATTGTTATCGGCGCAGTCTTTTCCAGGTTTTTCTCCGGCTATATTATTGACCGTTTTGGTCGACGCAAGATTGTGCTCATCTCAGTCCTAGTCACTACCATTGCGTGTGCCTTGTACCTTCCCATCGAATCATTGCCATTGCTATACGCAAACAGGTTCCTCCACGGTGTTGGATACGCTTTTGCTGCCACCGCGATCATGGCAATGGTCCAGGAGCTCATTCCAGCGTCACGACGTTCCGAAGGTACTGGTTACCTGGCATTGGGCACTACCGTTTCTGCAGCACTTGGACCAGCCCTAGCACTTTTTGTCCTAGGAACATTTGATTACGACATGCTGTTTATCGTGGTCTTGGCAACCTCGGTCATCTCTTTGATCGCCGTCGTGTTCATGTACTTTAAGACCAGCGACCCTGAGCCTTCTGGGGAACCAGCCAAGTTCAGCTTCAAATCTATTATGAACCCAAAGATCATCCCCATCGGCATCTTTATCTTGCTTATTTGCTTTGCTTACTCTGGCGTCATTGCCTACATCAACGCATTTGCTGAAGAACGCGATCTGATTACGGGTGCTGGATTGTTCTTCATTGCCTACGCAGTATCAATGTTTGTGATGCGCAGCTTCCTTGGCAAACTGCAGGACCGTCGCGGAGACAACGTCGTTATTTACTTTGGATTGTTCTTCTTCGTTATTTCCTTGACGATTTTGTCCTTTGCCACTTCCAACTGGCACGTTGTGTTGTCCGGAGTCATTGCAGGTCTGGGATACGGCACTTTGATGCCAGCAGTGCAGTCCATCGCTGTTGGTGTAGTAGACAAAACCGAATTCGGTACGGCCTTCTCCACTTTGTTCCTGTTTGTGGACTTAGGTTTTGGCTTTGGACCTATTATCCTGGGAGCAGTTTCTGCGGCAATTGGTTTCGGACCTATGTATGCAGCACTGGCAGGTGTGGGTGTGATTGCCGGAATCTTCTACCTGTTCACACACGCTCGCACCGATCGAGCTAAGAATGGCTTTGTTAAACACCCAGAGCCTGTCGCTTTAGTTAGCTAG
- a CDS encoding ISL3-like element IS31831 family transposase, giving the protein MKSTGNIIADTICRTAELGLTITGASDAGDYTLIEADALDYTSTCPECSQPGVFRHHTHRMLIDLPIVGFPTKLFIRLPRYRCTNPTCKQKYFQAELSCADHGKKVTHRVTRWILQRLAIDRMSVHATAKALGLGWDLTCQLALDMCRELVYNDPHHLDGVYVIGVDEHKWSHNRAKHGDGFVTVIVDMTGHRYDSRCPARLLDVVPGRSADALRSWLGSRGEQFRNQIRIVSMDGFQGYATASKELIPSARRVMDPFHVVRLAGDKLTACRQRLQREKYQRRGLSQDPLYKNRKTLLTTHKWLSPRQQESLEQLWAYDKDYGALKLAWLAYQAIIDCYQMGNKREAKKKMRTIIDQLRVLKGPNKELAQLGRSLFKRLGDVLAYFDVGVSNGPVEAINGRLEHLRGIALGFRNLNHYILRCLIHSGQLVHKINAL; this is encoded by the coding sequence ATGAAGTCTACCGGCAACATCATCGCTGACACCATCTGCCGCACTGCGGAACTAGGACTCACCATCACCGGCGCTTCCGATGCAGGTGATTACACCCTGATCGAAGCAGACGCACTCGACTACACCTCCACCTGCCCAGAATGCTCCCAACCTGGGGTGTTTCGTCATCACACCCACCGGATGCTCATTGATTTACCCATCGTCGGGTTTCCCACCAAACTGTTTATCCGTCTACCTCGCTACCGCTGCACCAACCCCACATGTAAGCAAAAGTATTTCCAAGCAGAACTAAGCTGCGCTGACCACGGTAAAAAGGTCACCCACCGGGTCACCCGCTGGATTTTACAACGCCTTGCTATTGACCGGATGAGTGTTCACGCAACCGCGAAAGCACTTGGGCTAGGGTGGGATTTAACCTGCCAACTAGCCCTCGATATGTGCCGTGAGCTGGTCTATAACGATCCTCACCATCTTGATGGAGTGTATGTCATTGGGGTGGATGAGCATAAGTGGTCACATAATAGGGCTAAGCATGGTGATGGGTTTGTCACCGTGATTGTCGATATGACCGGGCATCGGTATGACTCACGGTGTCCTGCCCGGTTATTAGATGTCGTCCCAGGTCGTAGTGCTGATGCTTTACGGTCCTGGCTTGGCTCCCGCGGTGAACAGTTCCGCAATCAGATACGGATCGTGTCCATGGATGGATTCCAAGGCTACGCCACAGCAAGTAAAGAACTCATTCCTTCTGCTCGTCGCGTGATGGATCCATTCCATGTTGTGCGGCTTGCTGGTGACAAGCTCACCGCCTGCCGGCAACGCCTCCAGCGGGAGAAATACCAGCGTCGTGGTTTAAGCCAGGATCCGTTGTATAAAAACCGGAAGACCTTGTTGACCACGCACAAGTGGTTGAGTCCTCGTCAGCAAGAAAGCTTGGAGCAGTTGTGGGCGTATGACAAAGACTACGGGGCGTTAAAGCTTGCGTGGCTTGCGTATCAGGCGATTATTGATTGTTATCAGATGGGTAATAAGCGTGAAGCGAAGAAGAAAATGCGGACCATTATTGATCAGCTTCGGGTGTTGAAGGGGCCGAATAAGGAACTCGCGCAGTTGGGTCGTAGTTTGTTTAAACGACTTGGTGATGTGTTGGCGTATTTCGATGTTGGTGTCTCCAACGGTCCGGTCGAAGCGATCAACGGACGGTTGGAGCATTTGCGTGGGATTGCTCTAGGTTTCCGTAATTTGAACCACTACATTCTGCGGTGCCTTATCCATTCAGGGCAGTTGGTCCATAAGATCAATGCACTCTAA
- a CDS encoding cysteine desulfurase family protein — protein MLYLDNAATTSVRNEALEAMWPYLTGAFGNPSSPHEVGRLASAGLEDARTRVARIIGGRPTQVTFTSGGSEANNLAIKGACLANPRGRHLITTPIEHDSVLETAAYLERFHDFEITYLSPDHTGLISPEGLRKAVRPDTTLISIGYANNEVGTIQPIAELAAVSSTPFHTDAVQAAHLTFDLGVDALSLSGHKFGAPKGIGVLWSKLPLEPVIHGGGQEKGRRSGTENVAGAIAFATALELARAESYPDLGEFIEEVLTIPGAHLTGHPRMRIDGHASFLFDSIGSETVLLELERQGIVCSPGSACGSGEVSHVLLALGLEEDQARTAVRCTFSTTHSREDALVAASALKSAVALIRG, from the coding sequence ATGCTCTACCTTGATAATGCAGCCACCACCAGTGTGCGCAATGAAGCACTTGAGGCCATGTGGCCTTATCTCACCGGAGCGTTTGGCAATCCGTCAAGTCCCCATGAGGTGGGAAGACTCGCCTCTGCGGGGCTGGAGGATGCTCGAACTCGGGTGGCCCGCATTATCGGAGGACGCCCCACACAGGTGACGTTTACGTCGGGTGGATCAGAAGCCAACAACCTCGCTATCAAAGGAGCGTGCTTAGCTAATCCTCGTGGCCGGCACCTCATCACCACCCCGATCGAGCATGACAGTGTCCTAGAAACTGCTGCTTATCTTGAAAGGTTTCATGATTTCGAGATCACCTACCTATCCCCCGATCACACTGGGCTGATCTCCCCGGAGGGTCTCCGCAAAGCAGTCAGGCCGGACACCACATTGATCAGCATTGGTTATGCCAACAATGAGGTGGGAACCATTCAGCCGATAGCTGAGTTGGCGGCGGTAAGCAGTACGCCTTTTCACACCGATGCAGTGCAAGCTGCACATTTAACCTTTGACTTGGGAGTTGACGCGTTAAGTTTGTCGGGTCATAAATTCGGTGCGCCTAAAGGGATTGGAGTGTTATGGTCAAAGCTTCCCCTGGAGCCGGTAATCCATGGCGGCGGCCAGGAAAAAGGGCGGCGTAGTGGCACGGAAAACGTTGCGGGGGCTATCGCCTTTGCCACTGCCTTGGAATTGGCCAGGGCGGAATCCTATCCAGATCTTGGCGAATTCATCGAGGAAGTTCTCACTATCCCGGGAGCACACCTGACTGGACATCCTAGGATGCGCATTGATGGACACGCATCTTTTCTCTTCGACAGCATAGGATCTGAAACTGTTCTTCTGGAATTGGAACGCCAAGGCATTGTGTGCTCCCCTGGTTCTGCCTGTGGTTCCGGAGAGGTATCCCATGTGTTGCTGGCGTTGGGGCTTGAGGAGGATCAAGCACGAACGGCTGTGCGCTGTACTTTTAGTACAACACACAGCCGTGAAGATGCGCTCGTGGCAGCCTCTGCTCTTAAATCCGCGGTCGCCTTAATCAGAGGGTGA
- the nadC gene encoding carboxylating nicotinate-nucleotide diphosphorylase has product MTTHIDRIVGAALSEDAPWGDITSDTFIPGSAQLSAKVVAREPGVFSGQALFDASFRLVDPRINASLKVADGDSFETGDILGTITGSARSILRSERIALNFIQRTSGIATLTSCYVAEVKGTKARIVDTRKTTPGLRIIERQAVRDGGGFNHRATLSDAVMVKDNHLAAIASQGLSITEALSNMKAKLPHTTHVEVEVDHIEQIEPVLAAGVDTIMLDNFTIDQLIEGVDLIGGRALVEASGGVNLNTAGKIASTGVDVISVGALTHSVHALDLGLDIF; this is encoded by the coding sequence ATGACTACCCATATTGACCGCATCGTTGGCGCAGCGTTATCCGAGGATGCGCCATGGGGCGACATTACCTCCGACACTTTTATCCCAGGATCGGCGCAGCTGAGCGCCAAGGTTGTTGCCCGGGAGCCAGGTGTGTTCAGCGGGCAGGCGCTTTTCGACGCCTCCTTCCGGCTCGTCGATCCTAGGATAAACGCATCCCTTAAGGTGGCTGATGGTGACAGCTTTGAAACCGGGGACATCCTAGGAACAATTACCGGCAGTGCTAGAAGCATCCTCCGTTCAGAGCGCATTGCTCTCAACTTCATTCAGAGGACGTCCGGCATCGCTACATTGACATCGTGCTATGTTGCAGAGGTTAAAGGCACCAAAGCCCGCATTGTTGATACCCGGAAAACCACACCCGGCCTGCGCATCATTGAACGCCAAGCTGTCCGTGACGGTGGCGGATTTAATCACCGAGCCACCTTGTCCGATGCTGTCATGGTGAAAGATAACCATCTCGCAGCCATCGCATCCCAGGGGCTCAGCATCACTGAAGCGCTGTCGAATATGAAAGCTAAACTCCCCCACACCACCCATGTGGAAGTCGAAGTTGATCATATAGAGCAGATCGAACCAGTTCTTGCTGCTGGTGTGGACACCATCATGTTGGATAATTTCACCATTGATCAGCTCATCGAAGGCGTTGATCTCATTGGTGGACGTGCACTGGTGGAAGCATCTGGCGGAGTCAACCTCAACACCGCGGGAAAGATTGCATCAACCGGTGTCGACGTCATTTCCGTTGGAGCGCTTACCCATTCTGTGCATGCACTTGACCTAGGACTCGATATTTTCTAA
- the nadA gene encoding quinolinate synthase NadA encodes MTTSITPSVNLALKNANSCNSELKDGPWFLDQPGMPDVYGPGASQNDPIPAHAPRQQVLPEEYQRASDDELHRRIREAKDTLGDKVVILGHFYQRDEVIQHADFVGDSFQLARAAKTRPEAEAIVFCGVHFMAETADLLSTDEQSVILPNLAAGCSMADMADLDSVEDCWEQLTSIYGDDTLIPVTYMNSSAALKGFVGEHGGIVCTSSNARSVLEWAFERGQRVLFFPDQHLGRNTAKAMGIGIDQMPLWNPNKPLGGNTVSELENAKVLLWHGFCSVHKRFTVEQINKARAEYPDVHVIVHPESPMPVVDAADSSGSTDFIVKAIQAAPAGSTFAIGTEINLVQRLAAQYPQHTIFCLDPVICPCSTMYRIHPGYLAWALEELVAGNVINQISVSESVAAPARVALERMLSVVPAAPVTPSSSKDA; translated from the coding sequence ATGACCACCTCAATCACCCCATCTGTCAACCTTGCATTGAAAAATGCCAATAGCTGCAACAGTGAACTCAAAGACGGACCCTGGTTCCTCGACCAGCCCGGAATGCCGGATGTCTACGGCCCCGGCGCGTCACAAAACGATCCGATCCCTGCGCATGCTCCGCGCCAGCAGGTTCTCCCCGAGGAGTACCAGCGCGCAAGTGATGACGAACTGCATCGTAGGATCCGGGAAGCGAAAGACACCCTGGGTGACAAAGTGGTTATCCTAGGACACTTCTACCAGCGCGATGAAGTTATCCAACACGCAGATTTTGTTGGTGACTCTTTCCAACTTGCCCGCGCTGCCAAAACCCGACCCGAGGCGGAAGCGATTGTGTTCTGCGGTGTGCACTTCATGGCTGAAACCGCTGATCTGTTATCCACGGATGAACAATCAGTGATCCTCCCCAACCTTGCCGCAGGTTGCTCCATGGCAGACATGGCTGACCTTGATTCCGTCGAAGACTGCTGGGAGCAACTCACCTCAATTTATGGCGATGACACCCTGATCCCTGTGACCTACATGAATTCCTCTGCAGCGCTCAAAGGTTTCGTGGGTGAGCACGGCGGAATTGTATGCACCTCCTCAAATGCACGTTCCGTATTGGAGTGGGCGTTTGAACGCGGCCAACGAGTCCTGTTCTTCCCCGATCAGCACTTGGGTCGAAACACCGCGAAAGCCATGGGCATTGGGATCGATCAAATGCCCCTGTGGAATCCCAACAAACCACTGGGTGGCAACACCGTTTCCGAGCTAGAAAACGCAAAGGTACTGCTCTGGCATGGTTTCTGCTCTGTACACAAGCGCTTTACTGTCGAGCAGATCAACAAAGCCCGCGCCGAGTACCCCGACGTTCACGTCATCGTGCACCCTGAATCCCCCATGCCAGTTGTTGACGCCGCCGACTCATCCGGATCCACTGACTTCATTGTGAAAGCCATTCAAGCAGCACCGGCAGGATCTACCTTTGCGATCGGCACCGAAATCAACTTGGTTCAGCGCCTGGCAGCCCAGTACCCGCAGCACACCATCTTCTGCCTCGACCCTGTCATCTGCCCATGCTCCACCATGTATCGCATTCACCCTGGTTACCTGGCCTGGGCACTTGAGGAGTTGGTGGCTGGAAACGTGATTAACCAGATTTCTGTCTCTGAATCCGTGGCGGCACCGGCGCGAGTCGCTTTGGAAAGGATGCTATCTGTTGTTCCAGCAGCTCCTGTTACTCCTAGCTCCTCGAAGGATGCGTAA
- a CDS encoding NUDIX hydrolase: protein MPASPEIQMAVSTIIFALRPGPQDLPSLWAPFVPRTREPHLNKWALPGGWLPPHEELEDAAARTLAETTGLHPSYLEQLYTFGKVDRSPTGRVISVVYWALVRADEALKAIPGENVQWFPADHLPELAFDHNNIVKYALERLRTKVEYSEIAHSFLGETFTIAQLRSVHEAVLGHKLDAANFRRSVATSPDLIDTGEVLAGTPHRPPKLFRFQR from the coding sequence TTGCCCGCTTCACCTGAAATCCAGATGGCCGTATCCACGATCATCTTCGCGCTGCGCCCCGGCCCCCAGGATCTCCCCAGCCTGTGGGCCCCCTTCGTTCCGCGCACCCGCGAACCACATTTAAATAAATGGGCACTGCCCGGCGGTTGGCTGCCACCACATGAAGAACTTGAAGATGCTGCTGCCCGCACACTCGCAGAAACCACCGGCCTGCACCCCAGCTATCTAGAACAGCTCTACACTTTCGGAAAAGTCGACCGCTCCCCAACCGGACGCGTGATCTCTGTGGTGTATTGGGCACTTGTCCGAGCCGATGAAGCGTTGAAAGCCATCCCAGGAGAAAACGTCCAGTGGTTTCCCGCCGATCATCTCCCTGAGCTGGCATTTGACCACAATAACATCGTCAAATATGCACTAGAACGACTTCGCACCAAGGTGGAATACTCCGAAATCGCCCACTCCTTCCTCGGAGAAACCTTCACCATCGCCCAGCTTCGATCCGTGCATGAGGCAGTCCTTGGACACAAACTCGATGCCGCCAACTTCCGAAGATCCGTGGCCACCTCGCCCGATCTGATCGACACCGGCGAAGTGCTTGCGGGAACACCGCACCGCCCACCCAAACTGTTCAGATTCCAAAGATAA
- a CDS encoding DMT family transporter, protein MLAVLFGVVAGAIMPFQTSVNNRLRQSVGAPLLASFISFLVGTFSLLVATWITSGHPYPALGNTTGQPWWIFTGGMLGVVLLTGNILLFPRVGSVQTVILPISGQIIMGLIIDTTGLAHSPQAPLTLFRVLGAAAVLVGSLAAVGVFSKKNIGQTQSQGASIWLWRLFGVVMGMCQATQVAVNGYLGTVLGSPIESALVSFAVGTTALFILLLVTRTKWRGINGAGKKNPWWMWIGGVIGATVIFSTAYLGPIIGTGVTVVVMLLGMMLASLMIDAFGILGSPRRHIHIAQLLGLVVIILGVTMIRI, encoded by the coding sequence ATGCTTGCAGTGCTATTCGGGGTGGTGGCCGGTGCCATCATGCCTTTCCAAACTTCGGTGAATAATAGATTGCGTCAGTCCGTGGGAGCACCACTGCTGGCGTCTTTTATTTCCTTTTTGGTAGGAACTTTTTCACTCCTGGTTGCAACGTGGATCACCAGTGGGCACCCGTATCCTGCTCTAGGAAATACAACTGGCCAACCGTGGTGGATTTTCACCGGTGGCATGTTGGGTGTTGTGCTGCTGACGGGAAACATTTTGCTGTTTCCCCGAGTCGGCAGCGTGCAGACCGTTATTTTGCCCATCTCCGGACAGATCATCATGGGCCTAATTATCGATACAACTGGCCTGGCACATTCGCCTCAAGCACCGTTAACCCTGTTCAGAGTATTGGGTGCTGCTGCGGTACTTGTTGGATCGCTGGCCGCAGTGGGAGTGTTCTCTAAGAAAAACATCGGACAGACCCAATCCCAAGGTGCCTCCATTTGGTTGTGGCGCCTCTTCGGAGTGGTGATGGGCATGTGCCAAGCAACCCAGGTTGCAGTCAATGGTTACTTGGGAACTGTCCTAGGATCCCCCATTGAGTCAGCACTGGTGTCTTTCGCTGTTGGCACCACCGCGCTGTTTATTCTGCTGTTGGTCACCCGAACCAAGTGGCGTGGAATCAACGGCGCTGGGAAGAAAAACCCATGGTGGATGTGGATCGGTGGCGTCATCGGCGCGACTGTTATTTTCAGTACTGCTTACCTGGGACCGATCATTGGCACTGGTGTTACCGTGGTGGTTATGTTGCTGGGCATGATGTTGGCCAGCCTGATGATCGACGCTTTTGGAATCCTTGGCAGCCCGCGCCGCCACATTCACATCGCGCAGCTTCTCGGGCTCGTGGTGATCATCCTCGGCGTAACAATGATCAGAATCTAA
- a CDS encoding MBL fold metallo-hydrolase: MKITRHIHACVEISQGNDRIIIDPGTFGAPDLCGATILVTHNHADHVDPELLKPGMTIYAPRSVAHSIPVECHIVEHGRNFTVGSLSVEVLGSEHAMLTHSMPIAENVGYLINGRVLHPGDTFQPIKDVELALVPVNGPWVKMLDVEGYLKKFPPKRFIGIHDGIVNDRGLAINKKFLTHLGETYGSEYSPLEEGESLEI; encoded by the coding sequence ATGAAAATTACCCGCCACATCCATGCATGCGTTGAGATCTCACAGGGAAACGATCGAATCATTATTGATCCCGGTACTTTTGGCGCCCCAGATTTATGTGGCGCGACCATCCTGGTCACCCACAATCATGCCGATCACGTTGATCCCGAGTTGCTCAAGCCCGGCATGACGATTTACGCGCCTCGATCAGTAGCACATTCAATTCCAGTAGAATGCCACATCGTGGAACACGGCCGAAACTTTACCGTTGGGTCCCTATCCGTTGAGGTTCTTGGTTCTGAACATGCGATGCTCACCCATTCCATGCCGATCGCGGAAAACGTTGGATACTTAATCAACGGCCGAGTGCTCCACCCCGGCGATACCTTCCAACCCATTAAAGATGTCGAACTCGCCCTGGTTCCTGTCAACGGCCCCTGGGTGAAAATGCTGGATGTGGAAGGCTATTTGAAGAAATTTCCACCAAAGCGTTTCATCGGCATTCACGATGGCATTGTTAATGATCGCGGTTTGGCGATCAACAAGAAGTTCTTAACGCATCTTGGTGAAACCTATGGCTCGGAATACTCGCCGCTTGAAGAGGGAGAGTCGTTGGAAATTTAG
- a CDS encoding MmcQ/YjbR family DNA-binding protein, whose amino-acid sequence MDLHKVAAAHAATLPLSTKEFPFGPEHEVYKVRGKVFLLLTILNDEPIITLKSDPEIGASLRSGFPTIQAGYHMNKVHWLSISDGERITKDFIEGLVEESYELVISTLPKYKRP is encoded by the coding sequence ATGGATCTGCACAAGGTAGCTGCAGCGCACGCGGCGACTCTTCCCCTGAGCACCAAAGAGTTTCCTTTCGGACCCGAGCACGAAGTGTACAAAGTGCGGGGCAAGGTATTTTTGCTGCTCACGATACTAAATGATGAGCCGATTATCACGCTGAAATCAGACCCCGAGATTGGCGCTTCACTACGCAGTGGCTTCCCCACCATCCAGGCTGGATATCACATGAACAAAGTGCACTGGCTGAGCATTAGCGATGGTGAACGGATCACGAAAGACTTCATCGAAGGTCTCGTGGAAGAGTCCTATGAACTGGTAATTTCCACCTTGCCGAAGTATAAAAGGCCTTAA
- a CDS encoding lipoate--protein ligase family protein — translation MNNHFELKVPGGKLVVVDVTTDLDSIADVKISGDFFLEPDEAFFALGRALQGASVGDNTDRLQAKLDAALAEYDDVELHGFSTADIALAVRRAVTGAQDFTDYEWEILHPGVLPTPLNVALDELLLDQVASGQRGPTMRIWDWDDRATVIGSFQSYVNEINQEGVNEHGVTVVRRMSGGGAMFMEGGNCITYSLYAPESLVAGLSYEQSYEYLDRWVIAALKTHDVDAWYVPINDITSTGGKIGGAAQKRRSGAVLHHVTMSYDIDADMMTQVLRIGKVKISDKGLRSAKKRVDPLRRQTGASREQIIDTLKSTFSARYGAQEVELSDEDFAAGHDLVKTKYATEEWTKRVQ, via the coding sequence ATGAATAACCATTTTGAGCTCAAAGTACCTGGTGGAAAGCTTGTCGTCGTTGATGTGACCACCGATCTGGATTCCATTGCTGACGTGAAGATTTCCGGCGATTTCTTCCTCGAACCCGATGAGGCATTCTTCGCCCTTGGCCGGGCGCTGCAGGGGGCGTCGGTGGGTGATAACACTGATCGTTTGCAGGCAAAGTTGGATGCAGCGTTGGCGGAATATGATGACGTTGAGCTACACGGCTTTAGCACTGCGGATATTGCTTTAGCTGTGCGTCGGGCAGTCACCGGCGCGCAAGATTTCACCGATTATGAATGGGAAATCCTGCACCCAGGGGTGCTTCCTACCCCACTTAACGTTGCGTTGGATGAGCTCCTTTTGGACCAAGTTGCCAGTGGTCAGCGTGGCCCGACGATGCGCATTTGGGATTGGGATGATCGCGCCACAGTGATCGGTAGTTTCCAGTCATATGTCAATGAAATCAACCAAGAAGGCGTTAATGAACATGGTGTGACCGTGGTACGACGCATGTCTGGTGGCGGTGCAATGTTTATGGAGGGCGGCAACTGCATCACCTATTCCCTGTATGCACCGGAATCTCTCGTTGCTGGTTTGAGCTATGAGCAGTCCTATGAATATTTGGATCGTTGGGTGATTGCTGCGCTGAAGACACACGATGTTGACGCTTGGTACGTGCCTATCAATGACATCACCTCCACCGGCGGAAAAATCGGTGGCGCTGCACAGAAACGTCGCAGTGGCGCAGTCCTCCACCACGTGACCATGTCCTATGACATCGATGCGGACATGATGACCCAGGTGTTGCGCATTGGAAAGGTGAAGATTTCCGACAAGGGTCTTCGCAGCGCAAAGAAGCGCGTTGATCCTCTGCGCCGCCAAACAGGTGCATCACGTGAGCAAATCATCGACACCCTAAAGTCCACATTCAGTGCTAGGTACGGCGCGCAAGAAGTAGAGCTCAGCGATGAAGATTTCGCGGCAGGCCACGACCTAGTAAAAACCAAATACGCCACCGAGGAGTGGACTAAGCGAGTTCAATAG
- a CDS encoding VOC family protein, translating to MVGTISTYIAFNGNTTEALKHWQEVFGGELNLLTYGQLTLEGMPFDPPADALAHGVLTLDNGGLISGSDSFEGEMLVKDTAYSMLYNAESVEDGRARIDKIVAAGGEEAMKFEQAPWGGFFGQVFDKFGVMWNISSD from the coding sequence ATGGTCGGCACGATTTCCACCTACATCGCATTCAATGGAAACACCACGGAAGCTCTGAAACATTGGCAAGAGGTTTTTGGTGGTGAACTTAATCTTTTAACCTACGGTCAGCTCACCTTGGAAGGTATGCCGTTTGATCCTCCAGCGGATGCGTTGGCGCACGGCGTCCTCACGTTGGACAATGGTGGTTTGATTTCTGGCAGTGATTCTTTTGAGGGAGAAATGCTCGTCAAAGACACCGCGTACTCCATGTTGTATAACGCGGAGTCAGTGGAAGATGGTCGCGCGCGGATCGACAAGATTGTGGCGGCTGGCGGTGAGGAAGCCATGAAGTTTGAACAGGCTCCGTGGGGCGGTTTCTTTGGCCAGGTTTTTGATAAATTTGGTGTGATGTGGAATATTTCCTCAGACTAA